In the Clostridium sporogenes genome, one interval contains:
- a CDS encoding ATP-dependent helicase, producing the protein MEFKNVIIINCNEGNIPYSKAEEEVNIEEERRLFYVGVTRAKENLYLTVPKVIRGKNKDTSNFIKECKLDKELLKNDYFKGKERVIHKVFGEGIIESQEEDYVEIGFLDGTKRKFDRNVIAKSNIIKKKSVS; encoded by the coding sequence ATGGAGTTTAAAAATGTAATTATCATAAATTGCAATGAAGGTAACATTCCTTATAGTAAAGCTGAAGAAGAAGTTAATATAGAGGAAGAGAGAAGACTTTTTTATGTAGGTGTTACAAGGGCAAAAGAAAATTTATATTTAACTGTACCAAAGGTTATAAGAGGTAAGAATAAAGATACCTCCAATTTTATAAAAGAATGCAAGCTAGATAAAGAATTATTAAAAAATGATTATTTTAAAGGAAAAGAAAGAGTAATTCATAAGGTGTTTGGTGAAGGAATCATTGAAAGTCAAGAAGAAGATTATGTGGAGATAGGATTTCTAGATGGCACCAAAAGAAAATTTGATAGAAATGTTATAGCTAAAAGTAATATTATTAAAAAGAAAAGTGTGTCATAG
- a CDS encoding DUF4352 domain-containing protein, with amino-acid sequence MKKNFKLIIGGLIIFIAGYFIGDATAIGRVNKQIGQSVDKQVSSTKEEAKEEKKDVKFGEQSPVGNLSIKILEAKENGAISNESGKSTPSGKFIVIKLDIKNNGEEATGYEPHEFKLNDGKKTYEVDDNSFEALGHLNSQESIFRENKNFIGSYDKINAGINKNTFLVFDIPKDVKIDNLKLITAHNKGIQFNLK; translated from the coding sequence ATGAAAAAGAATTTTAAATTAATAATAGGCGGACTTATTATATTTATTGCAGGGTATTTTATAGGTGATGCTACAGCAATTGGTAGAGTTAATAAACAAATTGGTCAAAGTGTAGATAAACAAGTTTCTAGCACAAAAGAGGAAGCAAAAGAAGAAAAGAAAGATGTAAAATTTGGAGAACAGTCTCCTGTAGGAAATTTAAGTATTAAAATTTTAGAAGCTAAAGAAAATGGTGCTATTAGCAATGAATCTGGGAAATCAACACCAAGTGGAAAATTTATAGTAATAAAACTAGATATAAAAAATAATGGCGAAGAAGCTACAGGATATGAACCACATGAATTTAAATTAAATGATGGGAAAAAAACATATGAAGTTGATGATAATTCTTTTGAAGCATTAGGGCATCTAAATAGTCAAGAATCTATTTTTAGAGAAAATAAAAATTTTATAGGGTCTTATGATAAAATTAATGCAGGAATAAACAAGAATACTTTCTTAGTATTCGATATACCTAAAGATGTTAAGATTGATAATCTAAAATTAATAACAGCGCATAATAAAGGAATACAATTTAATCTTAAATAA
- a CDS encoding N-acetylmuramoyl-L-alanine amidase translates to MKIGIDCGHTLSGTDYGAVGIKAESNLTREVGTRVISKLQALGHTVINCYKDTCSSLNDSLSYRTNIANNNGVDLYVSIHFNCFNGNAYGTEVFTYGGKELLEARKVLNNICSLGYTNRGIKDGSNLYVLKHTKAKAMLIECCFCDNAGDMNRYNAETIANAIVKGLVGTTVTTSSKPSNNNNNSWINLDGKTGTICTPSGVNVREKKSTSSKILGALPNGTKVRLYRKEGEWMHVYYPSHGGYIYEKYVKY, encoded by the coding sequence ATGAAGATAGGAATAGATTGTGGACATACGTTAAGTGGTACTGATTATGGAGCAGTAGGAATAAAAGCAGAATCTAATTTGACAAGGGAAGTAGGGACTAGAGTAATAAGTAAATTACAAGCTTTAGGGCATACGGTTATTAATTGTTATAAAGATACTTGTAGTAGTTTAAATGATAGTCTAAGCTATAGAACTAATATCGCTAATAATAACGGTGTTGATTTATATGTAAGTATACACTTTAATTGTTTTAATGGTAATGCATATGGTACTGAAGTATTTACATACGGAGGGAAAGAATTATTAGAAGCTAGAAAAGTTTTAAATAATATCTGTTCATTAGGTTATACAAATAGAGGTATAAAAGATGGTAGTAATTTATATGTATTAAAGCATACAAAAGCTAAAGCTATGCTTATAGAATGTTGTTTCTGTGATAATGCTGGAGATATGAACAGATATAATGCCGAAACTATAGCTAATGCTATAGTTAAAGGACTAGTAGGGACTACAGTAACTACATCAAGTAAACCTTCTAATAACAATAATAATAGTTGGATTAACTTAGATGGGAAAACAGGAACTATATGTACACCAAGCGGTGTAAATGTTAGAGAAAAAAAATCTACATCTTCTAAAATATTAGGAGCTTTACCTAATGGTACAAAGGTTAGGTTATATAGAAAAGAAGGGGAATGGATGCATGTATATTATCCTTCACATGGTGGATATATTTATGAGAAGTATGTAAAATATTAA
- a CDS encoding bacteriocin produces the protein MEQEMMKYMISQGAFAALFCYLLYFVLKTSKEREEKMQNTIDKNQEVIGDLARKFDVLEDVKKSVDKIENKLEG, from the coding sequence ATGGAACAAGAAATGATGAAGTATATGATAAGTCAAGGAGCTTTTGCAGCTTTATTCTGTTATTTATTATATTTTGTACTTAAAACTTCAAAAGAAAGAGAAGAAAAAATGCAAAATACAATTGATAAAAACCAAGAAGTTATTGGTGATTTAGCTAGAAAATTTGATGTACTTGAAGATGTTAAAAAAAGCGTAGATAAAATAGAGAATAAATTGGAGGGATAG
- a CDS encoding siphovirus ReqiPepy6 Gp37-like family protein — translation MELYIFNRDLQLIGILDTFTSLRWIRRYNKSGEFELHCALDSNALELLKRENIVYKKNDVEAGYIETRQLKIGEDGQEYLEVKGKFLTNYLDRRISWDRVSFDGKTEDSMRKLVLENAITPTNLDRKIPNLILGDLKGFSEDIKYTNSFGNIIEQLENISNTNNLGYRNILNIKNRKILFDVYKGVDRTINNGTTAPCIFSRDFENILEQEYTDSLNNYKNTTLIAGAGEGKDRKITSIEEGNGLDRYELYVDARDITDKEEKKKTVLDYDEEGNITGEHEETEEVEIPWERYKPLLLQRGKEKLSECEEIQTFDSKINTQGNNKYKVDFDLGDIVTVVDKKWGIRIDTRITEIEEIYEEKGLEVNVVFGNNIPTIIDKIKQKVR, via the coding sequence TTGGAATTATATATATTTAATAGAGATTTACAATTAATAGGTATATTAGATACATTTACATCTCTAAGATGGATTAGAAGGTATAATAAATCGGGTGAATTTGAATTACACTGTGCTTTAGATTCTAATGCATTGGAATTGTTAAAAAGAGAAAATATTGTTTATAAAAAGAATGATGTTGAAGCTGGTTATATAGAAACTAGGCAATTAAAAATAGGAGAAGATGGGCAAGAATATTTAGAAGTTAAAGGTAAGTTTTTAACTAATTATTTAGATAGGCGCATTAGTTGGGATAGAGTTAGTTTTGATGGAAAAACAGAGGATTCAATGAGAAAACTAGTATTAGAAAATGCTATAACTCCAACTAATCTAGATAGAAAAATCCCAAATTTAATTTTAGGAGATTTAAAAGGATTTAGCGAAGATATTAAATATACTAACAGCTTTGGAAATATAATAGAACAACTAGAAAATATAAGTAACACAAATAATCTAGGATATAGAAATATATTAAATATTAAAAATAGAAAAATACTGTTTGATGTATATAAAGGTGTTGATAGAACCATAAACAATGGAACTACAGCACCTTGTATTTTTAGCCGAGATTTTGAAAATATATTAGAACAGGAGTATACAGATAGCTTAAATAATTATAAAAATACAACTTTAATAGCTGGTGCAGGAGAAGGTAAAGATAGAAAAATAACATCTATAGAAGAAGGTAATGGTCTTGATAGATATGAATTGTATGTAGATGCAAGAGATATAACAGATAAGGAAGAGAAGAAAAAAACAGTATTAGATTATGATGAGGAAGGTAATATTACTGGAGAACATGAAGAAACAGAGGAAGTTGAAATCCCTTGGGAACGGTATAAGCCTTTGTTACTTCAAAGAGGTAAAGAAAAATTATCTGAGTGTGAAGAAATTCAAACTTTTGATTCTAAAATAAATACACAAGGTAATAACAAATATAAAGTTGATTTTGATTTAGGTGACATTGTAACTGTAGTAGATAAGAAGTGGGGAATAAGAATAGACACGAGGATAACAGAAATAGAGGAAATTTATGAGGAAAAAGGGTTGGAAGTTAATGTAGTTTTTGGAAATAACATTCCTACAATTATAGATAAAATTAAACAGAAAGTGAGGTAA
- a CDS encoding phage tail family protein, giving the protein MNKKEKFIFENEKGQQIEFSIWSPFFLQNIDGISGLKNTIYSSKGMGQDGSTCVGSTLDDRNIVIQGAITENKELNREKLLSIINPKLKSKLIYIDGNIKKYVECIVETAPIIPKENNPKFQISLLCNNPYWKDYIDSKVNIALWKGDFHFPLVIPVNKGITMGHREPSLIVNVLNNGQVKTGMIIEFFARGTLSNPSLFNVNTREFIKINKGMVAGEKFIINTNYSKKKILREFNGVTTDILNYLDIVGGGDTFLQLDVGDNLFRYNADSNLDNLEVNIYFSPQYLGV; this is encoded by the coding sequence ATGAATAAAAAAGAAAAGTTTATATTTGAAAATGAAAAAGGACAACAGATAGAATTTTCTATTTGGAGTCCCTTTTTCTTACAAAATATAGATGGGATAAGTGGATTAAAAAATACTATTTATAGTAGCAAAGGAATGGGACAGGATGGAAGTACTTGCGTAGGAAGTACCTTAGATGATAGAAATATAGTTATTCAAGGTGCTATAACAGAAAATAAAGAATTAAACAGAGAAAAATTATTAAGTATAATAAATCCTAAATTAAAATCTAAATTAATTTATATAGATGGAAATATAAAAAAATATGTAGAATGTATAGTGGAAACTGCACCTATTATACCTAAAGAAAATAATCCTAAATTTCAAATAAGCCTTTTATGTAATAATCCATATTGGAAAGATTATATTGATAGTAAAGTTAATATAGCCTTATGGAAAGGTGATTTTCATTTCCCTTTAGTAATTCCAGTTAATAAAGGAATTACAATGGGGCATAGAGAGCCTTCTTTAATAGTCAATGTTCTAAATAATGGACAGGTTAAAACTGGTATGATAATAGAATTCTTTGCAAGAGGAACATTAAGTAACCCTAGCTTATTTAATGTAAATACTAGAGAGTTTATAAAGATTAATAAAGGAATGGTTGCAGGGGAAAAATTTATAATAAATACTAACTATAGTAAGAAAAAAATATTACGAGAGTTTAATGGGGTTACAACAGATATATTAAATTACTTAGATATTGTAGGCGGAGGAGATACATTCTTACAACTAGATGTAGGAGATAATTTATTCCGTTATAATGCAGATAGTAATTTGGATAATTTAGAGGTTAATATATATTTTAGCCCACAATATTTGGGGGTGTAG
- a CDS encoding phage tail tape measure protein: MASNTEKRITAKMVLDSSGFNSSLKGVNAELKNAQSQMKLASSGIQAFGKDSEKLKSVQEALSKQVELHSQKVGIYTQSIEKTKSKLEDNIKVRDKLKENLSKAESQLKKVIDTHGKELQGYIKNKEELSKLNKEYEIAKKRYGENSTEANKLKEQISKLENEQKKLTAGKEKEVKAYEKAKTEVDKTTKEYEKNEKAIDSNAKKIQQYDTNLNKAQSQMNKAQGELKKINEELDKQNNKWVSASNRLKDHSEKLKNTGKEITDVGKGINKLSLPIAAVGIGSAKAAIDFESAFTGVKKTVEGTDEQFAQLSKGIRNMSKEMPQSAVEISNVAEAAGQLGIKTENIQGFTKSMVMLGDSTNMSSEQAATSLARLANITQMPQTEFDKLGSVIVHLGNNLATTESEIVEMGLRLAGAGKQIGLTEAQTLGLSGALSSVGIEAEMGGSAISKVMVKMQAAATIGSDQAKKLSQATGMSMRELELLASNNGKAFKEVADSLNMTTAEMNAVIKSSKELDNFGKIAGMTGEQFKEAFQKDASTALIAFIRGLGNAENAGTSAIEMLEEMGIKEVRLRDSLLRAANAGTLLEDSINMGTKAWGENIALTNEANQRYETTESKLKMARNQIVDAGISIGNNLLPALRDIAVSVAGMTEKFSHLSPEMQKGIVKFGAFVAITGPTIVGIGKVITGFGSIVSFGSKVAGIMGKVTLATKGVEVASATAGATMATTGAKTGLLSTAFSGVKGAGGLAASGVVKLAGALGMSVPVLGIAVAGVAAVGYGAYKLHKNLKQEAVPSVDLFDKKLKTTQTTVDQYGNKMNTVITKTVNFTNQTKKAVGAYLEIDKKASSAMMSLVANSDKFTKQAKDKVLKNFNDMSKKSSSLSNEQKNTMTANFKKLVTDTGVLTKKNKDEIIKQYTAMVNGTKGLSKKQKDQTIKEFTDTLNKSTAITKQQSSNLQQLYKDMGDKIKVGLDKKKAEELKSQQEFFSRSNVLTTTEEAKILQTTTTSWEDKKKTIDGLQNQINTIIKNAADNHRQITAEEAKTIDGLQNQMKENAVKTLSTCELEQKTIMERLKNYNGRITAEQASDTIKNAEKQRQGAVDKANKQYDGTVKQIIRMRDESKVITKEQADKMLKEAERQRKGSISKANELKDGVVKQIQKMNGDTLKDIDTTDGHIMTKWEKLKSWFANNPIVRWIKSKTSGDPEPQKKWTGDRYFSGGLTYLHDAPGHNSNYELYDLPRGTRIFNHDASQDLVMQTAESVATKVANNVLKGFNGTNGINVTQHIYSPVPTPSELARQSKNNLRALALNW; this comes from the coding sequence ATGGCTAGCAATACAGAAAAACGAATAACCGCAAAAATGGTATTAGATAGCAGCGGATTTAATTCCAGCTTAAAAGGTGTAAATGCAGAATTAAAAAATGCACAATCCCAGATGAAATTAGCTAGTTCTGGGATACAAGCATTTGGGAAAGACAGCGAAAAATTAAAATCTGTACAAGAGGCACTTTCTAAACAAGTAGAATTACATTCCCAAAAAGTAGGCATATATACGCAGTCCATAGAAAAAACTAAATCTAAGCTAGAAGATAATATAAAAGTTAGAGATAAGTTAAAAGAGAATTTATCTAAAGCAGAGAGCCAGTTAAAAAAGGTTATAGATACTCATGGGAAAGAGCTACAAGGGTATATAAAAAATAAAGAAGAGTTATCAAAATTAAATAAAGAATATGAAATAGCTAAAAAAAGATATGGAGAAAATAGTACAGAAGCTAATAAATTAAAAGAACAGATTAGTAAGCTAGAAAATGAGCAAAAAAAACTTACAGCTGGGAAAGAAAAAGAAGTAAAAGCATATGAAAAAGCTAAAACAGAAGTTGACAAAACAACAAAAGAGTATGAAAAAAATGAAAAAGCGATAGATAGTAATGCAAAAAAAATACAACAGTATGATACTAATCTAAATAAAGCACAATCTCAGATGAATAAAGCTCAAGGGGAACTAAAAAAAATAAATGAAGAATTAGATAAGCAAAATAATAAATGGGTAAGTGCTAGTAATAGGTTAAAAGATCATTCAGAGAAATTAAAAAACACAGGTAAAGAGATAACTGACGTAGGAAAAGGAATAAATAAATTATCGCTCCCCATTGCTGCAGTTGGTATTGGAAGTGCAAAAGCGGCTATAGATTTTGAGAGTGCATTTACAGGAGTGAAAAAAACCGTTGAAGGAACAGATGAACAGTTTGCGCAACTAAGCAAAGGCATAAGAAATATGTCTAAAGAAATGCCACAAAGCGCTGTAGAAATTTCAAATGTTGCGGAGGCAGCGGGGCAGTTAGGTATAAAGACAGAAAATATTCAAGGATTCACTAAATCCATGGTCATGTTAGGAGATTCAACTAACATGAGTTCAGAACAGGCGGCTACTTCATTGGCTAGATTAGCTAATATTACACAAATGCCACAGACTGAATTTGATAAGTTAGGTTCTGTTATAGTCCACCTGGGCAATAATTTAGCTACAACAGAATCAGAAATTGTAGAAATGGGGCTAAGACTTGCGGGAGCAGGTAAACAAATTGGCTTAACAGAAGCACAAACATTAGGTTTATCAGGTGCATTAAGTTCTGTAGGAATAGAAGCGGAAATGGGTGGTTCTGCTATATCCAAAGTTATGGTTAAGATGCAAGCGGCTGCAACAATAGGCTCAGATCAAGCTAAAAAATTATCTCAGGCAACAGGAATGTCTATGAGAGAACTTGAACTTCTAGCGTCCAATAATGGGAAAGCATTTAAAGAAGTTGCAGATTCTTTGAATATGACCACAGCAGAAATGAATGCTGTAATAAAAAGCTCTAAAGAATTGGACAACTTCGGTAAAATAGCAGGAATGACAGGAGAACAGTTTAAAGAAGCGTTCCAAAAAGATGCATCCACTGCACTTATTGCATTTATAAGAGGTTTAGGTAATGCAGAAAATGCTGGAACATCAGCTATAGAAATGCTAGAAGAAATGGGTATAAAAGAAGTAAGACTTAGAGACAGTTTACTTAGAGCAGCAAATGCAGGTACTTTATTAGAAGATTCTATAAATATGGGAACTAAAGCTTGGGGAGAAAATATTGCTCTTACTAACGAAGCAAACCAAAGATATGAGACTACAGAAAGTAAGTTAAAAATGGCAAGAAATCAGATAGTAGATGCAGGTATAAGTATTGGTAATAATTTGTTACCTGCATTAAGAGATATAGCAGTTAGCGTTGCAGGAATGACAGAAAAATTCTCTCATCTAAGTCCAGAAATGCAGAAAGGTATTGTTAAATTTGGTGCATTTGTAGCAATTACAGGCCCTACTATAGTTGGTATAGGAAAAGTAATAACTGGATTCGGTAGCATTGTAAGTTTCGGAAGTAAAGTGGCTGGAATAATGGGCAAGGTAACACTTGCTACAAAAGGGGTAGAAGTAGCAAGTGCGACGGCTGGAGCTACAATGGCAACAACAGGAGCAAAAACAGGATTATTAAGTACAGCATTTAGTGGAGTTAAAGGTGCTGGAGGTTTAGCAGCAAGTGGAGTTGTAAAATTAGCAGGAGCATTAGGAATGTCTGTTCCAGTGCTAGGCATTGCAGTGGCAGGAGTAGCAGCAGTAGGATATGGAGCATATAAATTGCATAAAAATCTTAAGCAAGAGGCAGTCCCATCTGTTGATTTGTTTGATAAAAAATTAAAAACCACCCAAACTACCGTAGACCAATACGGTAACAAAATGAATACTGTGATAACCAAGACAGTTAATTTTACAAACCAAACAAAAAAAGCAGTAGGAGCGTACTTAGAAATAGATAAAAAAGCTAGTAGTGCAATGATGAGTTTGGTAGCAAATTCTGATAAATTTACTAAGCAAGCTAAAGACAAAGTATTGAAAAATTTTAATGATATGAGTAAAAAATCTAGTAGCTTAAGTAATGAGCAAAAAAATACCATGACCGCTAATTTCAAAAAATTGGTTACCGATACCGGAGTATTAACTAAAAAAAACAAAGATGAAATAATAAAACAATATACTGCAATGGTAAACGGAACTAAGGGGCTTAGTAAAAAGCAGAAAGACCAAACAATAAAAGAGTTCACAGACACTTTAAACAAAAGCACTGCAATTACTAAACAACAATCTTCTAATTTACAGCAATTATACAAAGATATGGGGGATAAAATTAAGGTTGGATTAGATAAAAAGAAGGCAGAAGAATTAAAAAGCCAGCAAGAATTTTTTAGCAGAAGTAATGTTTTGACCACAACAGAGGAAGCTAAAATATTACAAACAACCACAACTAGTTGGGAAGATAAAAAAAAGACAATTGATGGATTGCAAAATCAAATCAATACTATTATAAAAAATGCAGCCGATAATCATAGGCAAATTACAGCAGAGGAAGCCAAAACAATTGACGGTTTACAAAATCAAATGAAAGAAAATGCAGTTAAAACACTAAGTACATGTGAACTTGAACAAAAGACGATAATGGAAAGACTAAAAAACTATAATGGGAGAATAACAGCAGAGCAGGCTTCTGATACAATAAAAAATGCAGAAAAGCAAAGGCAAGGTGCAGTAGATAAAGCTAATAAACAGTATGATGGAACTGTTAAACAAATAATTAGAATGCGAGATGAAAGTAAGGTTATAACAAAAGAGCAGGCAGATAAAATGTTAAAGGAAGCAGAGAGACAAAGGAAAGGTTCTATTAGTAAGGCTAACGAGCTTAAGGATGGAGTTGTAAAGCAAATACAAAAAATGAACGGTGATACTCTTAAAGATATTGATACAACAGACGGACATATAATGACTAAATGGGAAAAGTTAAAGAGTTGGTTTGCTAACAACCCAATTGTAAGATGGATTAAGTCTAAAACTAGCGGAGACCCCGAACCACAAAAAAAATGGACAGGAGATAGATACTTTAGCGGAGGGCTTACTTATTTACATGATGCTCCAGGACATAATTCTAACTATGAATTATATGACCTGCCTCGCGGAACTAGAATATTTAACCATGATGCAAGTCAAGATTTGGTTATGCAAACTGCTGAAAGTGTAGCAACAAAGGTAGCTAATAATGTATTAAAAGGATTTAATGGTACTAATGGAATAAATGTAACACAACATATTTATTCTCCAGTACCAACTCCAAGCGAATTGGCTAGACAATCTAAAAATAATTTAAGAGCATTAGCGCTAAATTGGTAA
- a CDS encoding hemolysin has protein sequence MWESHIKFNNWEIKDNNEENNPTNDVNYKRVNIEDIPFL, from the coding sequence ATGTGGGAAAGCCATATTAAATTTAATAACTGGGAAATTAAAGATAATAATGAAGAAAATAACCCTACAAATGATGTGAATTACAAAAGAGTAAATATAGAAGATATACCATTTCTATAA
- a CDS encoding RNA polymerase subunit sigma: MLNKIRKQKIDDKEYSFKMTNKTIRKIDEKYGNYGSVIYGLMEGQQFYTNALRLVSMCCVDKEKVLINKEENTYEEKIKEWDIEELENVITGQQYQEITNLAVDLYIDYMGLNKDNEEETKNKEAKKEKN; encoded by the coding sequence ATGTTAAATAAAATAAGAAAGCAAAAAATAGATGATAAAGAATACTCTTTTAAGATGACAAATAAAACAATTCGTAAAATAGATGAAAAGTATGGTAACTATGGTTCTGTTATTTATGGATTAATGGAAGGGCAACAATTCTACACAAATGCTTTAAGATTAGTATCTATGTGTTGTGTAGATAAAGAAAAAGTACTTATAAATAAAGAAGAAAATACATATGAAGAAAAAATAAAAGAATGGGATATTGAAGAACTAGAAAATGTTATAACAGGACAGCAATATCAAGAAATTACAAACTTAGCAGTGGATCTTTATATTGATTATATGGGATTGAATAAAGACAATGAAGAAGAAACAAAAAATAAAGAAGCTAAAAAAGAAAAAAACTAA
- a CDS encoding phage tail protein: MDKVVPVVDLKKLYVAEVKEDGLTTTFDSPKYFEGVKELGIKPKINTDEYYAEGVLWLSETTLANIDVEVDITDLKKEEEAFLLGHKLANEGGIIRSANDKAPEVCLLYKAMKGNGKARYGIMYKGTFSLSDENYKGKEGKANFQSKKLKASFAPLHSNEMWNWKVDEEDGMTDEKFFKSVIIPTEKKENIEG; the protein is encoded by the coding sequence ATGGATAAAGTAGTACCAGTTGTGGACTTAAAAAAATTATATGTAGCTGAAGTTAAAGAGGATGGGTTAACCACAACTTTTGACAGTCCAAAATATTTTGAAGGTGTAAAAGAATTAGGAATAAAACCTAAAATTAATACCGATGAGTATTATGCAGAAGGTGTATTATGGCTTAGTGAAACTACACTAGCTAACATAGATGTAGAAGTAGATATTACAGATTTAAAAAAAGAAGAAGAGGCATTTCTTTTAGGTCACAAGTTAGCAAATGAGGGCGGAATTATAAGAAGTGCTAATGATAAGGCACCAGAAGTTTGTTTACTTTATAAAGCAATGAAAGGCAATGGAAAGGCTAGATATGGAATAATGTACAAGGGTACATTTTCTTTAAGTGATGAAAACTATAAAGGTAAGGAAGGAAAGGCTAATTTCCAATCTAAAAAATTAAAAGCATCTTTTGCACCTTTACATTCTAATGAAATGTGGAATTGGAAAGTAGACGAAGAAGATGGAATGACAGATGAAAAATTCTTTAAATCTGTAATAATACCTACAGAGAAAAAAGAGAATATAGAAGGTTAA
- a CDS encoding prohead protease — translation MDIKKYLLKVLNSKEIIDMLPDKRVYFLHAVNPDKKLYLEYEIVNEYGVEYSEGNEDYTTYIVQLDIFSTGDYTELENTVKRIMIHNGFNRDMAADLYEKETGLYHCAMRFNISLPMD, via the coding sequence TTGGATATAAAAAAATATTTATTAAAAGTATTAAATTCTAAAGAAATAATAGATATGTTACCCGATAAGCGTGTATATTTTTTACATGCGGTGAATCCTGATAAAAAGTTATATCTTGAGTATGAGATTGTGAATGAGTATGGAGTAGAATATAGCGAAGGTAATGAGGATTATACAACATACATAGTACAATTAGATATATTTTCTACTGGAGATTATACAGAGTTAGAAAATACAGTTAAAAGAATAATGATACATAATGGATTTAATAGAGATATGGCAGCCGACCTTTATGAGAAGGAAACTGGCTTATACCATTGTGCAATGAGATTTAATATAAGTTTACCAATGGACTAG
- a CDS encoding phage head closure protein — translation MKVKIGEMRHRITIQKYSTYQNDNGFDVRKWDDYKTVWASMNNLWGKEFYAAKATNSENTIEFIVRYSKDLEKINTKEYRIKTIKDKNATKEKDKYRYFDITFIDNIQYKNRWLKIKAIEVI, via the coding sequence ATGAAAGTTAAGATAGGAGAAATGAGACATAGAATAACTATTCAGAAATATAGTACGTATCAAAATGATAATGGCTTTGATGTAAGAAAATGGGATGACTATAAAACTGTATGGGCATCTATGAATAATCTATGGGGAAAAGAATTTTATGCAGCAAAGGCTACAAATTCTGAAAATACAATAGAATTTATAGTTAGATATTCTAAAGATTTAGAGAAAATTAATACTAAAGAATATAGAATTAAAACTATAAAAGATAAAAATGCTACAAAAGAAAAAGATAAATATAGATATTTTGATATAACTTTTATAGATAATATACAATATAAAAATAGATGGCTTAAGATAAAGGCTATTGAGGTGATTTAA
- a CDS encoding head-tail connector protein, whose amino-acid sequence MIVTLEEIKQYLRIESDCIEEDSFLELLKKSAEQYIKNTTGKLFDNRNDLAKLACLIFICDRYENRGSVDLTIKAQNVLSYILTQLSYCYVGDKNES is encoded by the coding sequence TTGATAGTAACACTAGAAGAAATAAAACAGTATTTAAGGATAGAATCAGATTGTATAGAAGAAGATAGTTTTTTAGAGCTATTGAAAAAAAGTGCAGAGCAATATATTAAGAATACTACAGGAAAACTATTTGATAATAGAAATGATTTAGCAAAGTTAGCGTGCTTAATTTTTATCTGTGATAGGTATGAAAATAGAGGAAGTGTTGATTTAACTATAAAAGCACAAAATGTTTTAAGTTATATACTTACACAATTAAGTTATTGTTATGTAGGTGATAAAAATGAAAGTTAA